A DNA window from Synechococcus sp. UW179A contains the following coding sequences:
- a CDS encoding transglycosylase SLT domain-containing protein, producing the protein MNTRETRGPLLLGGTTLLTVLAILGGRAMLRSQHTPITPELSDAQLWRHYRWSANPEQRREAALMLGGRSGDSPQRRRHLLSGQGWGPDPLAAVALKQQALAAKSLGRNEEERQHWSDLLRRFPTSVASADARYHLADRQQQLKEELLRLQPAHPAALAAAAELPDDADQALVQTNALHLARWGASWPGAQRLLRQACGDVTGQGLEQQQRLQLAAALAELGDGRSAELCLQGTPLAPSQALTIGRTLLRGNKDQQQRGEAMLLQLAKDHPDSEEALESAALLSEPLRPKQALIDALPESLQKRSADVAAARVRLSGGDGGLVVLKRWPGHPASWQLQWDLARDALLTGQWDLARSWLAAIPAERLPDPLRARQQFWLGMSLDKLGDNNGAKKIWQTLTREQPPGYYTWRAQARLGSGNLPELSGDKVINATETDRLNSVQTWSPLNSGNPLIDQLWRLGMNQEAWETWRSDAGNAEPSPQQLLVEGRLRLGMNDHWTGLSRLWRASLRLVSPTCNTRQLLHNSLHPQPLLPLFLKASAQEKVRLELLLAVARQESRFSPSVSSPVGAVGLLQLMPTTAAEVAGEQLNADDLREPERNAILGARYLEGLLELWQGNPWLTVASYNAGPGAAGSWVSPELDQDPELWVERIPYPETRLYTKKVLGNLWAYLNNSSGNDLSTDGCTE; encoded by the coding sequence TTGAACACTCGAGAGACCCGCGGACCGCTGCTTCTCGGTGGCACCACGCTTCTGACTGTTCTGGCGATCCTGGGGGGTCGCGCCATGTTGCGCAGTCAGCACACTCCGATCACGCCAGAGTTGAGTGATGCCCAGCTCTGGAGGCACTACCGCTGGTCCGCGAACCCTGAGCAGCGGCGAGAAGCGGCCTTGATGCTGGGCGGCCGTAGCGGCGATTCTCCGCAAAGACGCAGGCACCTGCTCAGCGGACAGGGCTGGGGGCCAGACCCACTGGCCGCAGTCGCCCTCAAACAACAAGCTCTGGCGGCAAAGTCGCTGGGCCGCAATGAGGAGGAGCGACAGCACTGGAGCGATCTGCTCCGACGTTTTCCCACTTCCGTGGCCAGTGCCGATGCCCGCTATCACCTTGCTGATCGCCAGCAGCAACTGAAGGAGGAGTTGCTCAGACTTCAACCTGCCCATCCCGCTGCTCTAGCGGCTGCCGCCGAATTACCGGACGACGCCGATCAGGCTTTGGTCCAAACCAATGCCCTTCATCTGGCCCGTTGGGGAGCCAGCTGGCCAGGAGCGCAGCGTCTGCTTCGCCAGGCCTGTGGCGACGTAACAGGCCAAGGACTTGAGCAGCAACAGCGTCTGCAACTCGCCGCCGCCCTGGCAGAGCTTGGTGATGGCCGATCCGCTGAACTTTGTCTGCAAGGAACACCGCTGGCGCCGTCGCAGGCGCTGACGATCGGGCGCACATTGCTTCGAGGCAACAAGGATCAACAGCAGCGCGGTGAAGCGATGTTGTTGCAGCTGGCCAAGGATCATCCAGACAGCGAAGAGGCACTGGAGTCAGCAGCGCTGCTGAGCGAGCCCTTGCGTCCGAAACAGGCCCTCATCGACGCTTTGCCTGAATCCCTACAGAAACGATCAGCCGATGTGGCCGCAGCCCGGGTCCGTCTGTCAGGGGGCGATGGAGGGCTGGTCGTGCTGAAACGATGGCCAGGCCATCCAGCAAGCTGGCAACTGCAATGGGACCTGGCTCGTGACGCGCTACTGACCGGTCAATGGGACCTGGCACGGTCATGGTTGGCTGCGATCCCAGCTGAACGTCTGCCTGACCCCCTGCGTGCTCGCCAGCAGTTCTGGCTGGGGATGAGCCTGGACAAACTCGGAGACAACAACGGTGCCAAAAAGATTTGGCAGACACTGACGCGTGAGCAGCCACCCGGCTATTACACCTGGCGAGCTCAGGCCAGGCTTGGATCTGGCAACTTGCCTGAGCTCTCAGGAGACAAGGTCATCAATGCCACAGAGACTGACCGCCTGAACTCTGTCCAGACCTGGAGCCCTCTCAATAGCGGCAATCCCTTGATTGACCAGCTCTGGCGCCTTGGCATGAATCAGGAGGCCTGGGAGACCTGGCGCAGCGATGCAGGCAACGCCGAACCATCGCCGCAACAGCTCCTAGTGGAAGGGCGACTTCGGCTGGGGATGAATGACCACTGGACCGGTCTAAGTCGGCTGTGGCGAGCCAGCCTGCGCCTGGTGTCACCAACCTGCAACACCCGTCAGCTGCTGCACAACAGCCTTCACCCCCAACCATTGCTGCCCCTGTTCCTGAAAGCTTCAGCGCAGGAAAAGGTGCGATTGGAGTTACTTCTGGCTGTTGCCCGCCAAGAATCCCGATTTTCCCCCAGTGTGTCTTCACCAGTTGGTGCAGTGGGGCTCTTGCAACTGATGCCGACCACTGCCGCCGAAGTTGCGGGAGAACAGCTCAATGCCGATGACCTGCGCGAACCAGAACGGAATGCCATTCTCGGAGCCCGCTACCTAGAAGGTCTCCTGGAGCTTTGGCAAGGCAACCCATGGCTGACAGTGGCCAGCTACAACGCTGGGCCGGGCGCAGCAGGATCGTGGGTGAGCCCTGAACTCGATCAAGACCCTGAGTTGTGGGTCGAACGCATTCCATACCCTGAAACCCGTCTTTACACCAAGAAAGTGCTCGGCAATCTCTGGGCTTATCTGAACAACAGCTCAGGCAACGATCTCAGCACTGATGGCTGCACCGAGTGA
- a CDS encoding thioredoxin domain-containing protein has translation MTDSASNSSLTTLQKILLLVSALVLAVGLFLVRNGGSIESPLDQLARRSLSPEVALSNGRPTILEFYADWCEVCREMAPAMLEVEQRHSADLDVVLVNIDNPRWLDLTARYDVTGIPQLNLFSSDGTMRGRSLGGRSEAELDSIANALLDGGPLPALSGVGSTSPLPEAASVDSAGPRSHS, from the coding sequence ATGACCGACAGCGCTTCAAACTCCAGCCTCACCACACTTCAGAAAATTCTGTTGCTGGTTTCAGCCCTGGTGTTGGCTGTCGGCCTTTTCCTGGTGCGCAACGGCGGTTCGATCGAATCGCCGCTTGATCAGCTCGCCCGACGTTCACTGTCTCCGGAAGTGGCTCTCAGCAACGGTCGACCCACGATCCTCGAGTTCTATGCCGACTGGTGCGAGGTCTGCCGGGAGATGGCTCCAGCGATGCTGGAGGTTGAGCAACGCCACAGTGCCGATCTGGACGTGGTTCTCGTCAACATCGACAATCCGCGCTGGCTTGACCTGACGGCTCGCTACGACGTGACTGGAATTCCTCAGCTCAACCTGTTCTCTTCAGACGGCACAATGCGAGGCCGCTCGCTCGGAGGGCGTAGTGAAGCCGAGCTGGATTCGATCGCCAATGCCTTGTTGGACGGCGGCCCACTTCCAGCTCTGTCCGGCGTAGGCAGCACAAGTCCTCTTCCGGAGGCTGCCTCGGTGGATTCCGCCGGTCCACGAAGCCACTCATAA
- the thyX gene encoding FAD-dependent thymidylate synthase: protein MDSRFRVELIAATPNPQQSVYAGMHQDYSEGFVVMERDQWPNETRAGEICIKRLLGGMKGHYGPLEHAQIVLNVGWFPHSVMQQARTHRVGVSFDVQSMRYTGERICRAADGELDLEEVFYLRPVGEYRDRLGKKYTYAFEHRLIDLKLCQQAAERYRDLLREGFSEEHARGILPFDYRQHFVVSFSLRAFLHFLDLRSKLDAQQEIRELCDLMWPHLQSWAPEFADWYEKNRLHKARLAP, encoded by the coding sequence ATGGATTCCCGCTTCCGGGTCGAACTGATCGCCGCCACGCCCAATCCCCAGCAGAGCGTGTATGCCGGCATGCACCAGGACTACAGCGAGGGATTCGTGGTGATGGAACGCGATCAGTGGCCGAACGAAACGAGAGCTGGGGAAATTTGCATCAAACGATTGCTGGGTGGCATGAAAGGACATTACGGACCACTGGAACATGCCCAGATCGTGCTGAACGTGGGCTGGTTTCCTCACTCGGTGATGCAGCAAGCCAGAACGCACCGGGTGGGCGTGAGCTTCGATGTGCAATCGATGCGTTATACCGGCGAGCGCATCTGCCGAGCTGCTGATGGGGAACTGGATCTTGAGGAAGTGTTCTATCTGCGTCCGGTGGGGGAGTATCGAGACCGGCTTGGCAAGAAATACACCTATGCATTCGAACACAGATTGATCGATCTGAAACTCTGCCAACAGGCAGCGGAGCGCTATCGCGATCTGTTACGCGAAGGCTTTTCTGAAGAGCATGCCCGAGGCATCCTGCCGTTTGACTACCGACAGCACTTTGTTGTCAGTTTCAGTCTGCGAGCCTTCCTTCACTTCCTGGATCTGCGTTCCAAACTTGATGCGCAACAGGAAATCAGAGAGCTCTGTGACCTGATGTGGCCGCATCTCCAGAGCTGGGCACCTGAGTTTGCTGACTGGTACGAAAAAAACCGCCTACACAAGGCGCGATTGGCGCCCTGA
- the dcd gene encoding dCTP deaminase, whose protein sequence is MLKNDRWITEQAAAGMLEPFQRGLIRHLDPEQKLAPVLSFGCSSYGYDLRLSPREFLIFKHVPGTVMNPKRFNPGNLEPTELHHDDDGDYFILPAHSYGLGVALEKMKVPPNITVICLGKSTYARLGIIVNTTPAEASWEGHLTLEFSNSSGADCRIYANEGICQLLFFEGDPCDTTYSDRQGKYQHQPEQVTLAKV, encoded by the coding sequence ATGCTTAAGAACGATCGTTGGATCACTGAACAGGCTGCAGCCGGCATGCTTGAACCCTTTCAGAGGGGCTTGATTCGTCATCTGGACCCTGAACAGAAGCTTGCACCTGTTCTCAGCTTTGGATGTTCCTCCTACGGCTATGACCTGCGTTTATCGCCTCGGGAATTTCTGATTTTTAAGCATGTTCCTGGAACAGTGATGAACCCCAAACGGTTCAATCCTGGAAACCTTGAACCCACAGAGCTTCACCATGATGACGATGGTGACTACTTCATCCTTCCGGCCCATTCCTATGGCTTGGGCGTGGCTCTAGAAAAGATGAAGGTACCGCCGAACATCACTGTGATCTGTCTCGGCAAGAGCACTTATGCACGACTAGGGATCATCGTGAACACCACACCTGCTGAGGCCAGCTGGGAGGGGCATCTCACGCTTGAATTCAGCAATAGCTCAGGAGCTGACTGCCGCATCTATGCCAATGAAGGCATCTGCCAGCTGCTGTTCTTTGAAGGTGATCCTTGTGACACCACCTACAGCGATCGCCAGGGCAAATATCAGCATCAACCTGAACAAGTGACATTAGCCAAGGTTTAA
- a CDS encoding cob(I)yrinic acid a,c-diamide adenosyltransferase, giving the protein MTASLSPSHRSSEQSDADQRALNRAGLHPLPSLQPHQPLHLVAPEGQLQVHTAPYRGSFGTVLSQALRSAGLGSRVAVMQFLKGGVAQGPDAAITLCDRMVWMRPAVMGCLSDPASSSESTTVDAVQAVWQICRRHLASGDLDQLVLDELGLAIALGYLNEADVRDSLDARPGSMDVIITGPSIPESLMGLADQVTELRRGF; this is encoded by the coding sequence ATGACAGCCAGCCTGAGCCCCAGCCATCGCTCCAGCGAACAGAGCGATGCCGATCAACGGGCTCTCAATCGTGCAGGCTTGCATCCCTTGCCCTCGCTCCAGCCTCATCAGCCCCTGCATCTGGTGGCCCCTGAAGGGCAGTTGCAGGTGCATACAGCCCCCTATCGAGGCAGTTTTGGCACGGTGCTTAGTCAGGCCCTGCGTTCCGCTGGGCTTGGCAGCCGTGTTGCAGTGATGCAGTTTCTCAAGGGTGGAGTTGCTCAGGGGCCTGATGCGGCAATTACCCTCTGTGATCGCATGGTCTGGATGAGGCCGGCGGTGATGGGTTGTCTTTCGGACCCGGCCAGCTCATCTGAATCCACGACAGTGGATGCTGTTCAGGCGGTCTGGCAGATCTGTCGCCGCCACCTGGCTAGTGGGGATCTCGATCAGTTGGTTCTAGATGAACTCGGTTTGGCCATTGCACTCGGCTATCTGAACGAAGCTGACGTGCGTGACAGCCTTGATGCACGCCCTGGTTCTATGGATGTGATCATCACAGGACCGTCGATTCCGGAATCTCTTATGGGCCTGGCAGATCAAGTGACGGAACTGCGTAGGGGTTTCTGA
- the rph gene encoding ribonuclease PH yields MSETQRNDGRQPADLRTFSVDWDPMGFALSSVIVRTGRTTVLCSICQEDGVPRWRRDQGLGWLSAEYRLLPGSTPDRQRRELMKLSGRTQEIQRLIGRSLRAAIDMEALGENTLLIDCDVIQADAGTRTAAITGAWLALQKACERLLAQGRISSNPVVNQVAAVSVGLIEGHPLLDLDYSEDSRADVDLNVVMNNAGDLLELQGTAEGAPFSRQQLNSLLDLAEPGLKQLMAAQLNALHKD; encoded by the coding sequence ATGAGCGAGACCCAGCGCAACGATGGTCGCCAACCCGCCGATCTCAGGACCTTCTCCGTCGACTGGGATCCCATGGGCTTCGCTCTGAGCTCCGTCATCGTTCGCACCGGACGCACCACCGTGCTTTGCAGCATCTGCCAGGAAGATGGCGTCCCACGCTGGCGACGTGATCAGGGCCTGGGCTGGCTCAGTGCTGAATACCGTCTTCTGCCGGGATCCACCCCTGATCGTCAGCGCAGGGAACTCATGAAATTGTCAGGACGAACCCAGGAGATCCAACGCCTGATCGGCCGCAGCCTGCGAGCCGCAATCGACATGGAGGCTCTGGGAGAAAACACACTGCTAATCGACTGCGATGTGATTCAAGCGGATGCTGGAACTCGGACTGCGGCAATCACTGGTGCATGGCTCGCCCTGCAGAAGGCCTGCGAACGGCTGCTTGCACAAGGCCGCATCAGCAGCAATCCTGTTGTCAACCAAGTGGCAGCGGTCTCTGTGGGCCTGATCGAGGGGCATCCCCTGCTCGATCTGGACTACAGCGAAGACAGTCGGGCCGATGTGGATCTCAATGTGGTGATGAACAACGCTGGCGATCTGCTGGAGCTGCAAGGCACTGCGGAGGGTGCGCCATTCAGTCGCCAGCAGCTCAACAGCCTTCTGGACCTTGCCGAACCAGGGCTCAAGCAACTCATGGCTGCACAGCTGAATGCACTCCATAAAGACTGA